From one Anopheles bellator chromosome 1, idAnoBellAS_SP24_06.2, whole genome shotgun sequence genomic stretch:
- the LOC131216549 gene encoding uncharacterized protein LOC131216549, whose product MVSRRKILSRSRDDLNLDQSYITQEEEEDVWYQKEKLYKEHIQEVLDKWTQIDDEIWAKVIVFERNRRVAKAYARAPVLTINGSDDGFDGMRIGLCGFDNPMRDHKTDEVKRHVGQGVKIKMDDAGNILIRRYSKSNVYVKSTASQPNEETAIGADILKLPSQAIESEKIVKLFDMKKFQSNVNRELRRAYPDRRRLETQCLSAIAFVKSENDILDCPMWVLIINVVAMDMLKSKLPPAFFLPPARLPVSPTYLPVQRPVDIKNRPRIPIPDEDPYSVAGNGGGSSGSSGFGASGSGMVAASREHLMQQQQPMVVGGGVGGGGQRRSEKPPKLPPRDNLYATHEIGKPDYDDIEDENRVKLQRGKSDKGKDNKKYDDPYYCGLRARVPNFGKASKSSKENNNNGPGATANGGVVVGGSKETAVAAKRLSIAHLQHPASLQSLHQLHQMHPHHNLMAAHQHHQQLMWHARSYESGIDTDVVESPYSHMYGRVPLPTRGYIPAPRAMYIGEWD is encoded by the exons GAACACATTCAAGAAGTGCTGGACAAATGGACACAGATCGACGACGAAATCTGGGCCAAAGTGATCGTCTTCGAGCGGAACCGCCGGGTGGCGAAAGCGTACGCCCGCGCACCAGTCCTCACGATCAACGGGTCCGACGATGGGTTCGATGGCATGAG AATTGGCCTTTGCGGGTTCGACAATCCGATGCGCGATCACAAAACGGATGAGGTTAAGCGACACGTTGGACAG GGCGTTAAGATCAAGATGGACGACGCTGGCAACATTCTCATCAGACGCTACTCCAAGAGCAACGTGTACGTCAAAagcaccgccagccagccgaacgAGGAGACGGCGATCGGTGCGGACATCCTGAAGCTGCCCTCGCAGGCGATAGAGAGTGAAAAGATTGTCAAG CTGTTCGACATGAAAAAGTTTCAGTCGAACGTGAACCGCGAGCTGCGCCGTGCCTACCCGGACCGCCGGCGCCTCGAGACCCAGTGTCTGTCGGCGATTGCGTTCGTCAAGTCGGAGAACGACATCCTGGACTGCCCGATGTGGGTACTGATCATCAACGTGGTTGCGATGGACATGCTGAAGAGTAAACTACCTCCCG CCTTCTTCCTTCCCCCGGCCCGACTGCCCGTTTCGCCGACCTACCTTCCAGTGCAACGCCCGGTGGACATCAAGAACCGCCCGCggatcccgatcccggacgAGGACCCGTACAGTGTGGccggcaacggcggtggcagctCTGGCAGTTCCGGGTTCGGGGCCAGCGGATCCGGCATGGTGGCGGCCAGCCGCGAACACctgatgcagcagcagcaaccgatggtcgtcggcggcggcgtcggtggcggtggccagcggcgCAGCGAGAAGCCGCCCAAACTACCTCCACGGGACAATCTGTATGCCACGCACGAGATCGGCAAG CCGGACTATGACGACATCGAGGACGAGAACCGTGTCAAGCTGCAGCGGGGCAAATCGGACAAGGGTAAAGATAACAAGAAATACG ATGATCCTTACTACTGTGGACTGCGGGCCCGTGTGCCAAACTTCGGCAAGGCGTCCAAGTCGTCGAaggagaacaacaacaacggaccgGGCGCGACGGCCAACgggggcgtcgtcgtcggtggcagcAAGGAaacggccgtggccgcgaagCGCCTCTCGATCGCTCACCTGCAGCACCCGGCCTCGCTGCAGTCACTGCACCAGCTGCACCAAATGCACCCGCATCACAACCTGATGGCcgcccaccagcaccaccagcagctgatGTGGCACGCCCGCAGCTACGAGAGTGGTATAG ATACGGACGTGGTCGAGTCACCCTATAGTCACATGTACGGCCGCGTCCCACTCCCGACCCGGGGCTACATACCCGCTCCGAGGGCCATGTACATCGGCGAATGGGACTAG
- the LOC131215716 gene encoding E3 ubiquitin-protein ligase SHPRH, which translates to MEYCVLDLGVRHVQINRPATGSPPPRPPDAFKCDREYYAPIDRMVDVKSVLRNVRRVPEYTLRERTDAFDSSIITLGVFLRMRKPNEEISYRCNGVRQQLCALLFREIEHSTPVKHELATQSAPSGPASPISVTQFYHQLRLRHQAVATAEPEPAKHPLLRPELRPYQLQALRWMMGRETETITLPAQYVRLRSASIPEVDFYRDLYSYEVFDAQPPPIPIPPGGILADEMGLGKTVEILALLLANPRRRHDTEFASSTTPRFPSVKGKKSELKCLCMNTRRNNTIGCRKCGRLQHRSCVLRHRSQRSADREYLCPECWRTEPLVESGATIIVSPVSIKHQWASEIAKHINKPDFSVFLYDGVSGPTGWISPADLATYDVVLTDYNVLKPEIYFTEVNKRQSRHEKRFLTPSTPLTMVRWWRVCLDEAQMVEEVHNNATKMVKALPAVHRWTVTGTPIEKTINNLYGLVHYLDYAPYSDHSIWRQYSNQFATGNPRPLLTMMARIMWRTCKAAVLEQLGIPPQTERVHYITMSSLQAFFYRTEHTLCACAFRQKAHGLGASDQSMAKLNIHTLNLLMEPLRKLRQDCTIPSVLHVGGGALQAKKLLTPTELHEHLVTCNVNDCKSQLRTIVSMINGLAALHVLQHEPEQAIRLYLSTLRWADDYTGAISVDSLLQIHALHNLIELTKSNPPPGAPSADQLREYGERCARLEWRYIEQYASKIRTVETDLRPAVEKVDEMEGHDGSPPSQYCSWWLDLFHYFEANPQRGIPAFQRIAIQPEAVDLQLRSWRGVALVLTNWWDRIIERRSALKAAFAKLEFFVENLKPNHEWASGVRVRIERLVSTAFACHLDPALHADSDEAEVDRTDRGPPAPRCLLCMVKDTVQELEAILFAKVNLQTATGGLYQMTKEETLLKHLQTLVKREHGEESIVAASDTGMAYLERIKTEMKEYSRYWVEINYTVAAYDELKMCKSRLQLISDAEYRELEQAKKKPSVMQLLAYEIPEQMRDLKTTKAEAERSFMRLQGTRKYLEHLSARREIDPCPICQTVPDTRYAVLQCGHHVCSVCTVKVLDMARATGGMTSCGICRHRQSIKHIHYVTLTTETQQYARGNYSNKILKIIETVLELRAAEPDVKIVIFSYWQPILVHLGGALNENEITYRQKSTKFYTIVDEFKDYTKGVTCLLLPLQYGSKGLNLTEATHVFLVEPILNPGEELQAIGRVHRIGQTRPTVVHRFIVRDTIEETIHDTIQADRTGRWLAKDVTIRQLEQLFSLDDDQNAMIVL; encoded by the exons ATGGAGTATTGCGTACTGGATCTTGGTGTGCGTCATGTGCAGAtaaaccggccggccacaggatcaccgccaccgaggccGCCGGATGCATTCAAATGCGACCGTGAATACTATGCGCCTATCGATCGGATGGTGGACGTTAAATCGGTCCTTCGGAATGTACGCCGTGTGCCGGAGTATACACTGCGCGAACGGACAGATGCTTTCGATAGTTCAATCATCACTCTTGGCGTGTTTTTGCGAATGcgaaaaccgaacgaagaaaTCAGTTATCGATGCAATGGTGTCCGTCAGCAGCTGTGTGCCCTTTTGTTTAGAGAAATCGAACACAGCACTCCGGTCAAGCACGAGTTGGCCACACAATCCGCACCGAGCGGGCCGGCATCGCCCATCTCCGTCACACAATTCTACCACCAGCTGCGGTTGCGCCACCAAGCGGTTGCCACTgctgaaccggaaccggcgaaACATCCTCTTTTGCGGCCCGAACTGCGGCCCTACCAGCTGCAGGCGCTCCGTTGGATGATGGGCCgtgaaacggaaaccatcACACTGCCAGCACAGTACGTGCGCCTTCGAAGTGCCTCCATTCCGGAGGTCGATTTTTACCGCGATCTTTACAGTTACGAAGTGTTCGATGCCCAACCGCCACCGATACCCATTCCACCCGGGGGAATACTGGCGGACGAGATGGGTCTCGGCAAGACGGTCGAGATTTTGGCGTTGCTTCTTGCCAATCCCCGGAGGCGCCATGATACCGAATTCGCTTCATCGACCACCCCGAGATTTCCGTCAGTCAAAGGTAAAAAATCCGAACTGAAGTGTCTCTGTATGAACACACGGCGCAATAACACCATTGGCTGCCGAAAATGTGGCCGCCTACAGCATCGTTCTTGCGTGCTGCGTCATCGCAGTCAGCGGTCTGCCGATCGGGAATACTTATGTCCGGAGTGTTGGCGCACAGAACCGCTGGTAGAGTCCGGGGCGACGATCATCGTGTCCCCGGTATCGATCAAACACCAATGGGCTAGCGAAATTGCGAAACATATCAACAAACCAGACTTTAGTGTTTTCCTCTACGACGGCGTTTCGGGACCGACCGGGTGGATCAGTCCGGCCGATCTCGCCACATACGATGTGGTGCTGACGGATTACAATGTGCTGAAGCCGGAGATTTACTTCACCGAGGTTAACAAGCGGCAGTCGCGACACGAAAAACGATTTCTCACTCCCAGCACACCGCTCACGATGGTCCGCTGGTGGCGCGTCTGTCTTGACGAAGCGCAGATGGTCGAGGAGGTGCACAATAATGCGACCAAAATGGTGAAAGCCCTGCCAGCCGTTCACCGCTGGACCGTGACGGGTACGCCGATCGAGAAGACGATCAACAATCTGTACGGCCTGGTGCACTATCTCGACTACGCGCCATACAGCGATCACTCGATCTGGCGCCAGTACAGCAATCAGTTCGCGACAGGCAACCCCAGGCCACTGTTGACAATGATGGCTCGTATAATGTGGCGCACCTGTAAGGCTGCGGTCCTGGAGCAGCTAGGAATTCCGCCGCAAACTGAACGCGTGCACTACATTACGATGTCCTCGCTGCAGGCGTTCTTCTATCGGACCGAGCATACCCTCTGTGCGTGCGCCTTTCGCCAGAAGGCCCACGGGCTCGGCGCTTCCGATCAATCGATGGCGAAGCTAAACATCCACACGCTAAACCTTCTGATGGAACCGTTGCGGAAGCTGCGCCAGGATTGTACCATTCCCTCGGTGCTGCACGTTGGTGGTGGGGCGTTGCAGGCGAAGAAACTCCTGACGCCGACGGAACTGCACGAACATCTGGTCACGTGCAACGTCAACGATTGCAAATCACAGCTGCGTACGATCGTTTCCATGATCAACGGGTTGGCAGCGTTGCACGTGCTCCAGCACGAACCGGAACAAGCGATCCGTCTTTACCTGAGTACCCTCCGGTGGGCCGACGACTACACGGGAGCGATCAGTGTCGACTCGTTGCTGCAGATACACGCCCTCCATAATTTAATCGAGTTGACGAAGAGCAACCCGCCACCTGGGGCTCCCTCTGCTGACCAGCTCCGTGAGTATGGCGAACGCTGTGCACGACTCGAGTGGCGCTACATCGAGCAGTACGCCAGCAAGATACGCACAGTGGAAACAGATCTTCGGCCGGCGGTCGAGAAAGTGGACGAAATGGAAGGACATGACGGGTCGCCCCCGTCCCAGTACTGCAGCTGGTGGCTCGACCTGTTCCACTACTTCGAAGCGAATCCGCAACGGGGCATACCGGCCTTCCAGCGGATCGCCATCCAACCGGAAGCCGTAGACCTGCAGCTGCGTTCATGGCGGGGAGTGGCCCTTGTCCTGACGAACTGGTGGGATCGAATAATCGAACGGCGCTCTGCGCTCAAGGCAGCTTTCGCCAAGCTCGAGTTTTTCGTCGAGAACCTGAAACCGAACCATGAATGGGCATCCGGCGTACGGGTCCGCATTGAGCGGCTCGTTTCGACTGCTTTCGCGTGTCACCTCGATCCCGCCCTTCACGCTGATAGCGATGAGGCTGAGGTGGACAGGACCGACAGAggcccaccagcaccacggtGCTTGCTCTGCATGGTAAAGGACACGGTGCAGGAGCTCGAGGCGATCCTGTTCGCGAAAGTGAATTTGcaaaccgccaccggcggtcTCTACCAGATGACGAAAGAGGAAACGTTGCTGAAAC ATCTGCAAACGCTTGTCAAACGGGAGCACGGTGAGGAATCGATCGTAGCCGCAAGTGACACAGGAATGGCGTACCTTGAGCGGattaaaaccgaaatgaaagAGTACTCCAGGTACTGGGTCGAGATCAACTACACGGTTGCCGCGTACGACGAGTTAAAAATGTGCAAGTCGCGCCTCCAGCTCATCAGCGATGCAGAGTACCGCGAACTGGAACAGGCCAAAAAGAAGCCAAGTGTCATGCAACTGTTGGCGTACGAAATACCGGAGCAGATGCGCGACCTGAAGACCACCAAGGCCGAAGCGGAACGATCGTTTATGCGCCTCCAGGGCACCAGGAAGTATCTGGAGCATCTGAGCGCCAGGCGAGAGATTGATCCTTGCCCGATCTGCCAAACGGTTCCAGACACTCGGTACGCCGTGCTGCAGTGTGGGCACCACGTTTGCAGCGTCTGCACGGTGAAAGTGCTGGATATGGCCCGGGCTACTGGCGGCATGACGTCATGCGGTATCTGTCGACATCGGCAAAGCATTAAACA CATCCACTACGTGACGCTGACGACGGAGACCCAGCAGTATGCGCGGGGAAACTATTCCAATAAAATACTGAAGATCATCGAAACCGTGCTCGAGCTGCGGGCCGCCGAACCGGACGTTAAGATTGTGATCTTCTCGTACTGGCAACCGATCCTGGTACACTTGGGGGGTGCGctgaatgaaaacgaaatcaccTACCGGCAGAAGTCGACCAAGTTCTATACCATCGTCGACGAGTTCAAGGACTACACGAAGGGCGTGACgtgtctgctgctgccactgcagTACGGCTCGAAGGGGCTCAATTTGACCGAAGCGACACACGTGTTTCTCGTCGAACCGATTCTCAATCCGGGCGAGGAGCTGCAGGCGATCGGGCGCGTCCATCGTATCGGTCAGACGCGGCCAACGGTCGTTCATCGGTTCATCGTGCGCGACACGATCGAGGAAACGATCCACGACACCATCCAGGCGGATcgaaccggtcggtggttggcGAAAGATGTGACGATCCGGCAACTGGAACAGCTGTTCTCCCTTGACGACGACCAGAACGCAATGATCGTACTGTAA
- the LOC131213435 gene encoding proteasome inhibitor PI31 subunit, whose protein sequence is MSETNLYGFETLWKLVGSSVESKSEVLIVFLHWFLTRHGFLCVGVGDDKTLNDDDEKSELLPERWNCDRKAYALRYVFEGNLYILFGNVSDETMVVNLLSAKDQQVSVVAFELNSTILSFRGDRLSALVANVGKQLVRLKDDMIQTVVTGVGKDGQTQTDLTEKRLQEFEKYRGRALTDEYPASMPSRAMGIQIGSSDLNPLAMPGSGMLMEPPRNPLNDRFRGRGPRFDPFGPNPMRNFGPDPDHMAPPGRYDDDMFM, encoded by the exons ATGTCTGAAACGAACTTGTACGGGTTCGAAACTCTGTGGAAGCTGGTGGGAAGCTCCGTAGAGTCGAAATCTGAAGTGCTAATCGTTTTTCTGCACTGGTTCCTGACGAGGCATGGATTTCTCTGCGTTGGAGTAGGAGACGAC AAAACGTTGAATGATGACGACGAAAAAAGTGAGCTTCTGCCGGAACGCTGGAACTGCGATCGCAAGGCGTACGCGTTGCGCTACGTTTTCGAAGGAAATCTGTACATTCTGTTCGGCAATGTCTCGGACGAGACGATGGTAGTCAATCTGCTGTCGGCCAAGGACCAACAAGTATCGGTCGTGGCGTTCGAACTGAACAGCACGATCCTCTCATTTCGTGGCGACAGACTGTCGGCGTTGGTTGCAAATGTCGGCAAACAGCTGGTCCGCTTGAAAGACGACATGATTCAGACGGTGGTAACCGGTGTGGGAAAAGATGGTCAAACACAAACGGATCTAACGGAAAAGCGACTACAGGAGTTCGAAAAATATAGAGGTAGAGCACTTACGGATGAATATCCGGCGTCTATGCCATCCAGGGCTATGGGAATCCAAATAGGCTCATCGGATCTCAATCCGCTGGCAATGCCAGGCAGTGGCATGCTGATGGAACCGCCGCGTAATCCTCTCAACGATAG GTTTCGTGGACGCGGACCTCGTTTTGATCCGTTCGGGCCGAATCCGATGAGAAACTTTGGACCCGATCCGGATCACATGGCACCACCGGGGCGCTATGATGATGAtatgtttatgtaa
- the LOC131216315 gene encoding protein mono-ADP-ribosyltransferase PARP16-like: protein MDEVPIERQRSLLRQTVAQDPLAADLRLSLFASAARSFRYDSCLQPFPPDFIVNGEKNIDHLYSVLETIPPVAELTASALETLDDKAVRLLHWILCRQPHPLLRIVPKSQHEEILAKCPCHAKHQPPSQIFEVTHRAHQSAERSFRENAVHFRTRHAYHGSRLFNFHSILQYGLQQHLNKVSMFGEGIYLSAELHVSQMFATNGSGWNRSTLGTHLACVALCEYVDNPNYVVSQEETPAIDESTIPSPASAGVSATLTGNGSLPERYILIKNNEMVQVRYLFLYGTSKEAKTDPNREQRAATHGPVLFPLQPAFLQRPPSRFVQWVADNKGIVLIGGYVGLLLIVGFINSRNAHYVKEMFLQKLNHVYNAVLSFRPDGE from the exons ATGGACGAGGTGCCGATCGAAAGGCAACGTTCGCTTCTGAGGCAAACCGTTGCACAGGATCCGCTCGCAGCCGACCTGCGCCTGTCGCTGTTTGCTTCGGCGGCTCGATCCTTTCGTTATGATTCCTGCCTGCAACCGTTTCCGCCGGATTTCATCGTGAACGgtgagaaaaacattgatcACCTG TATAGCGTGCTCGAGACGATTCCACCGGTAGCGGAACTTACTGCTAGCGCTCTCGAAACGCTCGACGACAAGGCGGTCAGATTGCTCCATTGGATCCTGTGTCGTCAACCGCATCCGTTGCTGCGGATCGTACCAAAATCGCAGCACGAAGAGATTCTTGCCAAGTGCCCTTGCCATGCCAAACACCAACCGCCCAGCCAGATATTCGAAGTGACACATCGTGCCCACCAGTCGGCggagcgatcgtttcgcgagAATGCGGTCCACTTCCGCACGCGCCACGCTTACCACGGCAGCCGGCTGTTCAACTTCCACTCCATTCTGCAATACGGTCTTCAGCAACACCTGAACAAGGTGTCTATGTTTGGGGAGGGCATCTACTTGTCGGCCGAGTTGCACGTGAGCCAAATGTTTGCCACCAACGGATCCGGCTGGAACCGGTCTACACTCGGGACGCACCTAGCCTGTGTGGCGCTCTGCGAGTACGTGGACAATCCTAACTACGTGGTTAGCCAGG AGGAGACTCCGGCCATCGATGAGAGCACCATACCGTCGCCGGCGTCGGCGGGCGTTTCGGCTACCCTGACCGGTAACGGTAGCTTACCAGAGCGATACATCCTCatcaaaaacaatgaaatggTACAGGTTCGCTATCTGTTCCTGTACGGGACCAGCAAAGAAGCAAAGACTGACCCCAACAGAGAGCAACGCGCCGCAACCCACGGTCCAGTGCTTTTTCCCCTCCAACCGGCATTCTTGCAGCGCCCACCAAGCCGTTTTGTGCAGTGGGTCGCCGACAACAAGGGAATCGTGCTGATCGGTGGGTACGTGGGTCTGCTGTTGATTGTCGGGTTCATCAACAGCCGAAACGCGCACTACGTCAAGGAGATGTTCCTGCAGAAACTCAACCACGTCTACAATGCTGTGCTGAGCTTTCGTCCTGACGGCGAGTAG
- the LOC131206653 gene encoding peptidylglycine alpha-hydroxylating monooxygenase, which yields MQQRPHSSPASRLNRCYHMAANRSSNSHSISNSNQSRQRMTMGSGWWLAAMVALSGCLALAHGLPSGGTGGDYPVGRFPFLMPKVVPYKPELYLCTPVKVDYTKSYYIVGFEPNATMATAHHMLLYGCGAPGSESAVWNCGEMSGGSEDSGSPCGSGAPSQIIYAWARDAPKLELPDGVGFKVGKDSPIQYIVLQVHYAHIDKFKDGTTSDDSGIFIHYTTQPLSKQAGVLLLGTAGYIRPMATEHMETLCDVQEDKVIHPFAYRTHTHSLGRVVSGYRIRKDDAGEDRWALLGKRDPLTPQMFYPVENHEPIRKNDRLAARCTMESNRTRITKIGATNEDEMCNFYLMYFVENDEPLQMKYCFSNGPPTFHWDNREAQLNHIPDYDASHL from the exons ATGCAACAGCGGCCACATTCGTCCCCTGCGTCACGGTTGAACCGCTGCTACCATATGGCCGCTaatcgcagcagcaacagtcacAGCATCTCCAACAGCAACCAAAGCCGACAGCGGATGACGATGGGTAGCGGCTGGTGGttggcggcgatggtggcttTGAGCGGGTGCCTAGCCCTGGCCCATGGACTTCCGAGCGGTGGCACCGGCGGAGACTATCCGGTTGGACGATTCCCCTTTCTGATGCCAAAAGTGGTACCGTACAAG CCCGAACTCTACCTCTGTACACCGGTGAAGGTGGACTACACGAAAAGCTACTATATCG TGGGCTTTGAACCGAAcgcgacgatggccaccgctCATCATATGCTGCTCTACGGTTGCGGGGCGCCCGGTTCGGAATCCGCGGTATG GAACTGTGGAGAGATGTCCGGCGGCAGCGAGGACAGTGGCAGCCCGTGCGGAAGCGGAGCACCGTCGCAGATAATCTACGCGTGGGCCCGCGATGCTCCGAAGCTCGAGCTCCCGGACGGAGTCGGATTTAAGGTCGGCAAGGACTCGCCGATTCAGTACATCGTGCTGCAGGTTCACTATGCGCACATTGACAAATTTAAAG ATGGTACCACGTCGGACGATTCGGGAATATTTATCCACTACACGACCCAGCCGCTGTCGAAACAGGCGGGAGTGCTGCTACTCGGCACGGCCGGCTACATccgaccgatggccaccgaacacATGGAAACGCTCTGCGATGTCCAGGAGGACAAGGTGATCCACCCGTTTGCCTACCGAACGCACACGCACAGCCTGGGCCGGGTCGTTTCGGGCTACCGGATCCGCAAGGACGATGCGGGCGAGGACCGCTGGGCTCTGCTCGGTAAGCGCGATCCCCTGACACCGCAGATGTTCTACCCGGTGGAGAATCACGAACCGATCCGGAAGAATGACCGTCTGGCCGCACGCTGCACCATGGAGAGCAATCGAACGAGGATTACGAAAATCGG GGCCACGAACGAGGACGAGATGTGCAACTTCTACCTGATGTACTTTGTGGAAAACGACGAGCCGCTGCAAATGAAGTATTGCTTCAGCAATGGACCGCCAACGTTCCACTGGGATAACCGTGAGGCACAGTTGAACCACATCCCCGACTACGACGCGAGCCACCTGTAA